A window of Streptomyces gilvosporeus contains these coding sequences:
- a CDS encoding SLATT domain-containing protein translates to MSQPEMQPEGLPRKEGGQRRGNGREWRWDRYRDRERSRFRDRGPGRERGPYDGCGGEYGGPVRGREDLSGRLFPLGDWGEPADRLDALYLWTEEGALRAADWYLRDRQAKRRGARALRLGAAAGVSVGGLLPLLDFTGAWKGGAPWGYLSLLVAAVCVGCDRYFGVTAGWMRDLATAQAIHRRLEALQFDWASESVREVLGPTDGTASEAAERCLGVLRRFNEDLGELVRAETADWMGEFRAGPAPSAAQVPGPWSPPRQESVEPPARFMLPPGTRPNMPRQRPPEPGR, encoded by the coding sequence GTGAGTCAGCCGGAGATGCAGCCCGAGGGGCTTCCCCGGAAGGAGGGTGGGCAGCGGCGGGGGAACGGCCGCGAATGGCGCTGGGACCGGTACCGCGACCGGGAGCGCAGTCGTTTCCGGGACCGGGGGCCCGGCCGCGAGCGGGGCCCGTACGACGGCTGCGGAGGGGAGTACGGCGGCCCGGTCCGGGGCCGCGAGGACCTTTCCGGGCGGCTGTTCCCGCTGGGCGACTGGGGGGAGCCGGCCGACCGCCTGGACGCGCTCTACCTGTGGACGGAGGAGGGCGCGCTGCGCGCCGCCGACTGGTACCTGCGCGACCGGCAGGCCAAACGCCGCGGGGCACGGGCGCTGCGGCTCGGCGCCGCGGCCGGGGTGTCGGTGGGCGGGCTGCTGCCACTGCTGGACTTCACAGGGGCCTGGAAGGGCGGGGCCCCGTGGGGCTATCTGTCGCTGCTGGTGGCGGCGGTGTGCGTGGGCTGCGACCGGTATTTCGGGGTGACGGCCGGATGGATGCGGGATCTGGCGACCGCCCAGGCGATCCACCGGCGGCTGGAGGCGTTGCAGTTCGACTGGGCGTCGGAGAGCGTCCGCGAGGTCCTGGGCCCGACCGACGGCACGGCGAGCGAGGCGGCCGAGCGGTGCCTGGGGGTGCTGCGGCGGTTCAACGAGGACCTCGGGGAGCTCGTACGGGCCGAAACGGCGGACTGGATGGGGGAGTTCCGGGCCGGGCCCGCGCCGTCGGCGGCGCAGGTGCCGGGCCCGTGGTCGCCGCCGCGGCAGGAGAGCGTGGAGCCGCCGGCGCGGTTCATGCTGCCCCCGGGGACCCGGCCGAACATGCCGCGGCAGCGGCCGCCGGAGCCGGGGCGCTGA
- a CDS encoding GntR family transcriptional regulator — protein sequence MPAGGDSSFIRRSTLRQQIADALRDEVLAGRLPSGHPFTVKEIAEQYGVSATPVREALLDLCAQGLLDVEQHRGFKVHAFSADDFVAMVEARTLIIEGIFRSGAEHALRATPAEVLISIRRRADEAERAARAGDLDVLIGYDLRFWRELGSIVGNPYISDFLDRVRVQTWMFAVPLLRGTDDLGARLWHGHSQLAKALVQYDVAEAQRLIAEYNEHSLALVGKRGEHSG from the coding sequence ATGCCCGCCGGCGGAGACAGCTCATTCATACGGCGCAGCACGCTGCGCCAGCAGATCGCCGATGCGCTGCGCGACGAGGTCCTGGCCGGCCGGCTGCCCTCCGGCCATCCCTTCACGGTCAAGGAGATCGCCGAGCAGTACGGCGTCTCCGCCACCCCGGTCCGCGAGGCGCTGCTCGATCTGTGCGCCCAGGGCCTGCTCGACGTCGAACAGCACCGCGGCTTCAAGGTGCACGCCTTCAGCGCCGACGACTTCGTCGCCATGGTCGAGGCCCGCACCCTGATCATCGAGGGCATCTTCCGCAGCGGCGCCGAACACGCCCTGCGCGCCACCCCCGCCGAGGTGCTGATCTCCATCCGCCGCCGCGCCGACGAGGCCGAGCGCGCCGCCCGCGCCGGCGACCTCGATGTGCTGATCGGCTACGACCTGCGCTTCTGGCGCGAGCTGGGCAGCATCGTCGGCAACCCGTACATCAGCGACTTCCTCGACCGGGTCCGCGTCCAGACCTGGATGTTCGCGGTGCCGCTGCTGCGCGGCACGGACGACCTCGGCGCCCGTCTCTGGCACGGCCACAGCCAGCTGGCCAAGGCCCTCGTCCAGTACGACGTCGCCGAGGCGCAGCGCCTCATCGCCGAGTACAACGAGCACTCCCTGGCCCTGGTGGGCAAACGCGGCGAGCACTCCGGCTAG
- a CDS encoding aspartate aminotransferase family protein, with product MTTTPSASAADPAAGAAVKAADRAHVFHSWSAQGLIDPLAVAGAEGSYFWDYDGNRYLDFSSQLVNTNIGHQHPKVVAAIQEQAAKLCTLAPGFAVDVRSEAARLIAERTPGDLDKIFFTNGGAEAVENAVRMARLHTGRSKVLSTYRSYHGATAAAINLTGDPRRWPSDTASAGVVHFWGPFLYRSPFHAENEQQECERALAHLEQTIAFEGPQSIAAIILESVPGTAGIMVPPPGYLAGVREICDRYGIVFILDEVMAGFGRTGKWFAADHFGVTPDLLTFAKGVNSGYVPLGGVAISAEIAATFDQRPFPGGLTYSGHPLACASAVATINAMAEERIVENAAEIGEKVIGPALREIAERHPSVGEVRGLGVFWALDLVKNKETREPLVPYNASGAANAPMGAFAAACKRGGLWPFVNMNRTHVVPACTITEAEAKEGLAALDEALTAADAHTDAA from the coding sequence GTGACTACGACCCCCTCCGCTTCCGCCGCCGACCCCGCCGCCGGGGCCGCAGTCAAGGCCGCCGACCGCGCCCATGTCTTTCACTCCTGGTCCGCGCAGGGCCTGATCGACCCGCTGGCGGTCGCCGGGGCCGAGGGCTCGTACTTCTGGGACTACGACGGCAACCGCTACCTCGACTTCTCCTCCCAGCTGGTCAACACCAACATCGGCCACCAGCACCCCAAGGTCGTCGCGGCCATCCAGGAGCAGGCCGCCAAGCTGTGCACCCTCGCGCCCGGCTTCGCCGTCGACGTCCGCTCCGAGGCCGCCCGGCTGATCGCCGAGCGCACCCCCGGCGACCTCGACAAGATCTTCTTCACCAACGGCGGCGCGGAGGCGGTGGAGAACGCGGTCCGCATGGCCCGCCTGCACACCGGCCGCAGCAAGGTGCTGTCCACCTACCGCTCGTACCACGGCGCCACCGCCGCCGCGATCAACCTGACCGGCGACCCGCGCCGCTGGCCCTCCGACACCGCCTCGGCGGGTGTCGTCCACTTCTGGGGCCCGTTCCTCTACCGCTCGCCCTTCCACGCCGAGAACGAGCAGCAGGAGTGCGAGCGCGCCCTGGCGCATCTTGAGCAGACCATCGCCTTCGAGGGCCCGCAGTCGATCGCCGCGATCATCCTGGAGTCCGTGCCCGGCACCGCGGGGATCATGGTCCCGCCGCCCGGCTACCTCGCCGGCGTCCGCGAGATCTGCGACCGCTACGGCATCGTCTTCATCCTCGACGAGGTCATGGCGGGCTTCGGCCGCACCGGCAAGTGGTTCGCCGCCGACCACTTCGGCGTCACCCCCGACCTGCTGACCTTCGCCAAGGGCGTCAACTCCGGCTATGTCCCGCTGGGCGGCGTCGCGATCAGCGCCGAGATCGCCGCCACCTTCGACCAGCGGCCCTTCCCGGGCGGCCTGACCTACTCCGGCCACCCGCTGGCCTGCGCCTCCGCCGTTGCGACGATCAACGCGATGGCCGAGGAGCGGATCGTGGAGAACGCCGCGGAGATCGGCGAGAAGGTCATCGGCCCCGCCCTGCGGGAGATCGCCGAGCGGCACCCGTCCGTCGGCGAGGTCCGCGGTCTGGGCGTCTTCTGGGCGCTCGATCTGGTCAAGAACAAGGAGACCCGCGAGCCCCTGGTGCCGTACAACGCCTCCGGCGCCGCCAACGCCCCGATGGGCGCATTCGCCGCGGCCTGCAAGCGCGGTGGTCTGTGGCCGTTCGTGAACATGAACCGCACCCATGTGGTCCCCGCCTGCACGATCACCGAGGCGGAGGCCAAGGAGGGCCTGGCCGCCCTCGACGAGGCCCTGACCGCGGCGGACGCGCACACGGACGCCGCCTGA
- a CDS encoding polyphosphate polymerase domain-containing protein: protein MIPAVRALARAAMAARPVPLADVQARAELLARFDNTYLVPVEVFAAFAAELTDRRRPGGPFAVLCINGRRWFRYHSVYYDTPDLRSFHDDRQRRRLRYKIRERLYADTGERQFEIKLKGSRGETVKHRQPLLPGDAALGAAPRGFLASVLDRSYGIAAPTELGRSIETDYTRATFVANGRRITCDAALLCRDLETGHTVRADGGLILVETKTTGHLTEADRLLHGYGIHAAEFTKYCGGLSALRPDLTAHDWQRAVRTAFPTAA from the coding sequence GTGATTCCCGCCGTACGAGCCCTCGCCCGCGCCGCCATGGCCGCGCGCCCGGTACCGCTCGCCGACGTCCAGGCACGGGCCGAACTCCTCGCCCGCTTCGACAACACCTATCTCGTCCCGGTCGAGGTCTTCGCCGCCTTCGCGGCCGAACTCACCGACCGCCGGCGCCCCGGCGGCCCGTTCGCCGTGCTGTGCATCAACGGCCGCCGCTGGTTCCGCTATCACTCCGTCTACTACGACACCCCCGACCTGCGTTCCTTCCACGACGACCGGCAGCGCCGCCGGCTGCGCTACAAGATCCGCGAGCGGCTGTACGCGGACACGGGGGAGCGGCAGTTCGAGATCAAGCTCAAGGGGAGCCGCGGCGAGACGGTCAAGCACCGGCAGCCGCTGTTGCCGGGCGATGCGGCCCTCGGCGCGGCCCCGCGCGGCTTCCTGGCGTCCGTACTCGACCGTTCGTACGGGATCGCGGCCCCCACCGAGCTGGGCCGCTCCATCGAGACGGACTACACCCGGGCCACCTTCGTCGCCAACGGCCGGCGCATCACCTGCGATGCGGCCCTGCTCTGCCGCGATCTGGAGACCGGCCACACGGTACGGGCCGACGGCGGGCTGATCCTCGTCGAGACCAAGACCACCGGCCACCTGACCGAGGCCGACCGACTGCTGCACGGCTACGGCATCCACGCCGCCGAATTCACCAAATACTGCGGCGGGTTGTCGGCCCTGCGCCCGGACCTCACCGCCCACGACTGGCAGCGGGCGGTGCGTACGGCATTTCCCACCGCGGCGTGA
- a CDS encoding serine/threonine-protein kinase, which produces MEQPGHAGQQQGRTGRAGGLTPLNAGDPPRIGDYRLIGRLGEGGMGKVFLARSDRGRTLAVKLVRGELAGQEEFRARFRREVRAAQQVGGEWTAPVLDADTEAETPWVATGYIAGPSLAQVVAGGTPLPERTVRILAAGLARALQAIHAAGIVHRDLKPSNVLITIDGPRVIDFGIARALEAVADGMTRTGATLGSPGFMAPEQVRGEPIGPACDVFCLGSVLMYAATGRQPFGTAESGVHALMYRIAQEEPDLATLPAGLHPLVAACLTKDPTQRPTPAQLVAMAEDPLAGVADEDEPWLPGALVARLGRHAIELLEAENPSDTGVHAMPTVATPPAAPHTPPPHHTPPGQHTPPGHYAPPVPPPSPVPQGPAPYAPQGGYGYPPPAQAPAAAPQPPAPMAPRASRRRQRRVGSTLAAVIALVACAAAAVTGYLVLSDDSDGVRAEGAQGKDGRGSAAHEDGRIPAGYLGTWEATGLDGAVHHITLKQGAAGDTVMRMTVTGETYRCRFSAALKKAGPPVRLGPSQVDGGQTPSCSPGSPSILKLVGGRLERSMADGKAPLMYRRTG; this is translated from the coding sequence GTGGAACAGCCGGGACATGCTGGGCAGCAACAGGGGCGGACGGGGCGAGCGGGCGGGCTGACGCCGCTCAACGCCGGGGACCCGCCGCGCATCGGGGACTACCGCCTGATCGGGCGGCTCGGCGAGGGCGGGATGGGCAAGGTGTTCCTGGCCCGCTCGGACCGCGGCCGTACCCTCGCCGTCAAGCTCGTGCGCGGCGAACTGGCCGGCCAGGAGGAGTTCCGCGCCCGCTTCCGACGCGAGGTGCGGGCCGCACAGCAGGTCGGCGGGGAGTGGACCGCGCCCGTACTGGACGCGGACACCGAGGCCGAGACGCCCTGGGTCGCCACCGGCTATATCGCCGGCCCCTCCCTGGCGCAGGTGGTCGCCGGCGGCACCCCGCTGCCCGAGCGGACGGTACGGATCCTGGCGGCCGGGCTGGCCCGCGCGCTCCAGGCGATCCACGCCGCCGGCATCGTGCACCGCGACCTCAAGCCCTCCAACGTTCTGATCACCATCGACGGCCCCCGCGTCATCGACTTCGGCATCGCCCGCGCCCTGGAAGCGGTGGCCGACGGCATGACCCGCACCGGTGCGACGCTCGGCTCCCCCGGGTTCATGGCGCCCGAGCAGGTGCGCGGTGAGCCGATCGGCCCGGCCTGTGATGTCTTCTGCCTCGGATCGGTCCTGATGTACGCGGCCACCGGGCGGCAGCCGTTCGGGACGGCCGAGAGCGGGGTGCATGCGCTGATGTACCGCATCGCCCAGGAGGAGCCCGACCTCGCCACCCTGCCGGCGGGTCTGCACCCCCTGGTCGCCGCCTGCCTGACCAAGGACCCGACCCAACGCCCCACACCGGCGCAGCTGGTGGCGATGGCGGAGGACCCCCTGGCGGGCGTCGCGGACGAGGACGAGCCCTGGCTGCCGGGGGCCCTGGTCGCGCGGCTGGGACGGCATGCCATCGAGCTGCTGGAGGCGGAGAATCCGAGCGACACGGGGGTGCACGCCATGCCCACCGTCGCCACGCCCCCGGCCGCCCCGCACACGCCTCCCCCGCACCACACACCGCCCGGTCAGCACACACCGCCCGGGCACTACGCGCCGCCCGTCCCGCCGCCGTCGCCTGTCCCCCAGGGCCCGGCCCCATACGCGCCCCAAGGGGGGTACGGGTACCCGCCGCCGGCCCAGGCACCGGCAGCCGCGCCACAGCCGCCCGCCCCGATGGCGCCGCGGGCGTCCCGCCGCCGTCAGCGGCGCGTCGGATCGACCCTGGCGGCCGTCATCGCGCTGGTCGCCTGCGCGGCCGCTGCGGTCACCGGGTATCTCGTGCTGAGCGACGACAGCGACGGCGTACGGGCGGAGGGCGCACAGGGCAAGGACGGCCGGGGCTCGGCAGCGCACGAGGACGGACGCATCCCAGCGGGCTATCTGGGCACCTGGGAGGCCACGGGCCTCGACGGCGCGGTCCACCACATCACGCTCAAGCAGGGCGCGGCCGGCGACACCGTCATGAGGATGACGGTGACCGGGGAAACCTATCGCTGCAGGTTCTCGGCCGCCCTGAAGAAGGCCGGGCCGCCGGTCCGCCTCGGCCCCTCCCAGGTCGACGGCGGCCAGACCCCCAGTTGCAGCCCCGGCTCGCCCAGCATCCTGAAGCTGGTGGGCGGACGGCTGGAGCGCTCCATGGCGGACGGCAAGGCGCCGCTGATGTACCGCAGGACCGGCTGA